In a single window of the Limnohabitans sp. 2KL-27 genome:
- a CDS encoding AMP-binding protein has translation MNIALWLARSAERYPQQAAIAHGTDVWCDYAEFARRAARTAHWLRSQGVQPGDRVMLFMHNAPAYLPLMWGIWWCGGVAVPVNAKLHEREAAWIAGHSQARLALVDDERANGLQQALHEIKVNTQVQADHRFMQQAHGPQLSLQAREDDDPVWLFYTSGTTGRPKGVVLCGRQLRGCTLAYFSSVQTVQRGDTMLHPAPLSHGGGMYHLPYVLNAGLNVVPRSDGFDPHEALKLAAHWQQASFFAAPTMVRRLVDAARTLPQRPQGLATIVYGGGPMYLADIEEALQVIGPHFAQIYGQGECPMTISVLPKSDVLDTGHPRWRERLASVGHAQAMVEIRICDEAGSELPLGEVGEICVRSELVMAGYWQDPEATAKAIRNGWLQTGDVGRLDADGYLSLLDRSKDMVISGGTNIYPREVEEALLTHPQVAEVSVIGRPDPEWGEVVVAFVVCREALSVAELDAHCLAQVARFKRPKHYHLVQSLPKNHYGKVLKTELRAADARHMQTLA, from the coding sequence ATGAACATCGCCCTTTGGCTGGCCCGCAGCGCCGAACGTTACCCGCAGCAAGCGGCCATTGCGCATGGCACCGACGTCTGGTGCGACTACGCCGAGTTCGCCCGCCGCGCCGCGCGCACGGCCCACTGGCTGCGCAGCCAAGGTGTTCAGCCGGGCGACCGGGTCATGCTGTTCATGCACAACGCGCCCGCCTACTTGCCCTTGATGTGGGGCATCTGGTGGTGTGGTGGTGTGGCTGTGCCGGTGAATGCCAAACTGCACGAACGCGAAGCGGCCTGGATTGCCGGGCACAGTCAAGCGCGTCTGGCGCTGGTCGACGACGAGCGCGCCAACGGCCTGCAGCAGGCTTTGCACGAGATCAAAGTCAACACGCAGGTGCAGGCTGACCACCGTTTCATGCAGCAGGCCCATGGCCCGCAGCTGTCTTTGCAGGCCCGCGAAGACGACGACCCGGTTTGGTTGTTTTACACCAGCGGCACCACCGGCAGGCCCAAAGGTGTGGTGCTGTGCGGGCGCCAATTGCGCGGCTGCACGCTGGCGTATTTCAGCTCAGTGCAAACTGTGCAGCGCGGCGACACGATGCTGCACCCCGCACCGCTGTCGCACGGCGGCGGCATGTACCACCTGCCTTATGTGCTCAACGCCGGATTGAACGTGGTGCCCCGCTCTGACGGCTTTGACCCGCACGAAGCCCTGAAGCTGGCCGCGCACTGGCAGCAGGCCTCGTTTTTTGCAGCGCCCACCATGGTGCGGCGGCTGGTCGATGCGGCACGCACTTTGCCGCAACGGCCACAGGGCCTGGCCACCATCGTCTATGGCGGTGGCCCCATGTACCTGGCCGACATCGAAGAGGCTTTGCAGGTGATCGGGCCGCACTTTGCGCAGATCTACGGACAAGGCGAATGTCCGATGACCATCAGCGTGCTGCCCAAGAGCGATGTGCTGGACACCGGCCACCCACGCTGGCGCGAACGCCTGGCCTCGGTGGGCCATGCACAGGCCATGGTCGAAATCAGAATTTGCGATGAGGCAGGCTCCGAACTGCCCCTGGGTGAAGTGGGCGAGATTTGTGTGCGCAGTGAGTTGGTCATGGCCGGCTATTGGCAGGATCCGGAGGCCACGGCCAAAGCGATTCGCAACGGTTGGCTGCAGACCGGCGATGTGGGCCGCCTGGACGCCGATGGCTACCTGAGCCTGCTCGACCGCTCCAAGGACATGGTGATCAGCGGCGGCACCAACATTTATCCGCGCGAAGTCGAAGAAGCGCTGCTCACGCACCCGCAAGTGGCCGAGGTCTCGGTGATCGGCCGCCCCGACCCCGAGTGGGGCGAGGTGGTGGTGGCCTTTGTGGTGTGCCGCGAAGCCTTGAGCGTGGCCGAGCTGGACGCGCACTGCCTGGCCCAGGTCGCTCGCTTCAAGCGCCCCAAGCACTACCACCTGGTGCAAAGCCTACCCAAGAACCACTACGGCAAGGTGCTGAAAACCGAGCTGCGTGCTGCCGATGCACGGCACATGCAAACCCTGGCATGA
- a CDS encoding haloacid dehalogenase type II, whose product MHTPDFAPDSVQVLAFDIFGTIVDWHGSIVREVQALYPQVDGDALALAWRAGYQPAMQRVMSGELGWTLIDDLNRMILDRLLPEFGLAHLKEAERQHLNRVWHRLDAWPDSVSGLTRLKRRFTITTLSNGNIGLLTNMAKRASLPWDCVLSAEVFRAYKPDPATYLGVAKVFNLMPEQVMLVAAHHEDLAGARACGLRTAYIERAFEFGASHPKDVSPQAGNDLHALDLNALADQLGC is encoded by the coding sequence ATGCACACCCCCGACTTCGCCCCCGACAGCGTCCAGGTTCTGGCATTTGATATTTTCGGCACTATCGTCGATTGGCATGGCAGCATCGTGCGCGAGGTGCAGGCCCTGTACCCCCAAGTGGACGGCGACGCCTTGGCCCTGGCCTGGCGGGCGGGCTACCAACCCGCCATGCAGCGGGTGATGAGCGGCGAGCTCGGTTGGACCTTGATCGACGATTTGAACCGTATGATTTTGGACCGCCTGCTGCCCGAATTTGGCCTGGCACATTTGAAAGAAGCCGAACGCCAACACCTCAACCGCGTCTGGCACCGCTTGGATGCCTGGCCTGACAGTGTGTCGGGGCTCACGCGTTTAAAGCGCCGATTCACCATCACCACCTTGTCGAATGGCAACATCGGATTGCTCACGAACATGGCCAAGCGGGCCAGCTTGCCTTGGGACTGTGTGCTGAGTGCAGAAGTATTTCGCGCCTACAAACCCGACCCGGCCACCTACCTGGGCGTGGCGAAGGTGTTCAACCTGATGCCCGAACAAGTCATGCTGGTGGCCGCACACCATGAGGACTTGGCAGGCGCGCGTGCATGCGGCTTGCGCACCGCCTACATCGAGCGCGCTTTCGAGTTTGGCGCAAGCCATCCCAAAGATGTCTCGCCCCAGGCGGGCAATGACCTGCATGCCCTGGATTTGAACGCCCTGGCCGATCAACTCGGTTGCTGA
- a CDS encoding branched-chain amino acid ABC transporter permease — MTTVSTPSLKTQSFTHQWVAFAIMVMVLVIAPIWVYPIFLMKVMCFALFACAFNLLIGFGGLLSFGHAMFLGTAGYAAAHAAKVWGWNPELAVLFATACSGLLALVTGMLAIRRQGIYFAMITLAFSQMVFFFYLQTPFTGGEDGIQSVPRGKLFGMFDLSENSAMYMFVLAIFLAGFALIWRIIYSPFGQILKAIRENQDRAISLGYDTDMFKLIAFVISGALAGTAGATKSLVFQLASLTDVHWSMSGEVVLMTLLGGLGTLFGPVVGAAVIVSMQNYLAQFGAWVTIIQGVIFVVCVLAFRRGIIGEIANWIKKPL; from the coding sequence ATGACCACTGTCTCGACCCCCTCTCTCAAGACCCAGTCGTTCACACACCAGTGGGTGGCCTTTGCCATCATGGTGATGGTGCTGGTCATTGCGCCCATCTGGGTCTACCCCATCTTCCTGATGAAGGTCATGTGCTTTGCCTTGTTTGCATGCGCCTTCAACTTGCTGATCGGTTTTGGTGGCCTGCTGTCTTTTGGCCATGCCATGTTTTTGGGCACCGCCGGTTATGCCGCCGCACACGCCGCCAAAGTTTGGGGCTGGAACCCGGAGCTGGCGGTGTTGTTTGCCACCGCTTGCTCTGGGTTACTGGCGCTGGTCACCGGCATGCTGGCCATTCGCCGGCAAGGCATTTATTTCGCGATGATCACCTTGGCGTTTTCGCAGATGGTGTTCTTTTTCTACCTGCAAACGCCTTTCACAGGTGGCGAAGACGGCATCCAGTCGGTGCCACGCGGCAAGCTGTTTGGCATGTTCGATTTGTCTGAAAACTCGGCCATGTACATGTTTGTGCTGGCGATTTTCCTGGCCGGTTTTGCCCTGATCTGGCGCATCATTTATTCGCCCTTTGGCCAGATCCTCAAAGCCATCCGCGAAAACCAGGACCGCGCCATCTCGCTGGGTTACGACACCGACATGTTCAAGTTGATCGCTTTTGTGATCTCGGGCGCATTGGCAGGCACGGCCGGTGCCACCAAGTCCCTGGTCTTCCAGTTGGCCTCGCTGACAGACGTGCATTGGTCCATGTCGGGTGAGGTGGTCTTGATGACCCTGCTGGGCGGCCTGGGCACCTTGTTTGGCCCGGTGGTGGGCGCAGCGGTGATCGTGAGCATGCAAAACTACCTGGCCCAGTTCGGTGCCTGGGTCACCATCATCCAGGGCGTGATCTTTGTCGTCTGCGTGCTGGCTTTCCGCCGGGGCATCATTGGCGAAATCGCCAACTGGATCAAGAAGCCACTGTGA
- a CDS encoding branched-chain amino acid ABC transporter permease: MMEIFGIPSQALFGQLLIGLINGSFYALLSLGLAVIFGLLNIINFTHGAQYMLGAFVAYLGLTKLGINYWVALVVTPVVVGATGMLIERTMLKQLYKLDHLYGLLLTFGLALIIQGLFRHEFGSSGMPYPVPEVFKGAYNTGFMFLPKYRAWVIVASLVVCLTTWYVIERTKLGAYLRAATENPSLVQAFGINVPRMITLTYGFGVGLAAFAGVMAAPIYQVNPTMGADIIIVVFAVVVIGGMGSIMGAILTGFGLGLIEGLVKVFYPEASSTVIFIIMTIVLLIKPAGLFGTQK, from the coding sequence ATCATGGAAATCTTTGGCATACCTTCACAAGCCCTGTTCGGGCAATTGCTGATCGGGCTGATCAACGGCTCTTTTTACGCATTGCTTTCGCTGGGCCTGGCCGTGATTTTCGGCTTGCTGAACATCATCAACTTCACCCATGGCGCCCAGTACATGCTGGGCGCCTTTGTGGCCTACCTTGGCTTGACCAAGCTGGGCATCAATTACTGGGTCGCGCTCGTCGTGACGCCTGTGGTGGTGGGTGCCACCGGCATGCTGATTGAGCGCACCATGCTCAAACAGCTGTACAAGCTCGACCACCTGTATGGCCTGCTGCTCACCTTCGGTCTGGCCTTGATCATTCAGGGTTTGTTCCGCCACGAATTCGGCTCTTCGGGCATGCCCTATCCGGTCCCCGAAGTCTTCAAAGGTGCTTACAACACCGGTTTCATGTTTTTGCCCAAGTACCGCGCCTGGGTCATTGTGGCCTCGCTGGTGGTGTGCCTGACCACCTGGTACGTGATCGAGCGGACCAAACTGGGCGCCTATCTGCGCGCCGCCACCGAAAACCCCAGCTTGGTGCAAGCCTTCGGCATCAACGTGCCGCGCATGATCACCCTGACTTATGGCTTCGGCGTGGGTCTGGCCGCTTTTGCAGGTGTGATGGCCGCACCCATTTACCAAGTCAACCCGACCATGGGCGCCGACATCATCATCGTGGTGTTTGCCGTGGTGGTGATTGGCGGCATGGGCTCCATCATGGGCGCCATCCTCACGGGTTTTGGCCTGGGGCTGATCGAGGGCCTGGTCAAGGTGTTTTACCCAGAAGCTTCCAGCACGGTGATTTTCATCATCATGACCATCGTTCTTTTGATCAAGCCTGCAGGCCTGTTCGGCACCCAGAAGTAA
- a CDS encoding ABC transporter ATP-binding protein, giving the protein MSSNFILETRELVKEFKGFVAVNGVSLNVQRGHIHALIGPNGAGKTTVFNLLTKFLIPTRGQILFNGHDITSEKPSQVARRGIVRSFQISATFPNLTVMENVRIGLQRATGTSMHFWRSERSLNQLNDQAMALLDQVDLGNMADLTAVELPYGRKRALEIATTLAMDPELMLLDEPTQGMGHEDVDRVTQLIKKVGANRTILMVEHNMNVVSKIADTISVLQRGQVIAEGPYAVVSQNPQVLEAYMGTTDNQLEGAHG; this is encoded by the coding sequence ATGTCCAGCAATTTCATTCTTGAAACCCGCGAGCTTGTCAAAGAGTTCAAGGGCTTCGTTGCCGTCAACGGCGTGAGCCTGAATGTGCAGCGTGGTCACATCCACGCGCTGATCGGCCCCAACGGCGCAGGCAAGACCACCGTCTTCAACCTGCTGACCAAATTCCTGATCCCCACCCGTGGGCAGATCCTGTTCAACGGCCACGACATCACGTCAGAGAAGCCATCTCAGGTGGCGCGGCGCGGCATCGTGCGGTCCTTTCAGATCTCGGCCACTTTCCCCAACCTCACGGTCATGGAAAACGTGCGCATCGGTCTGCAACGCGCCACCGGCACTTCGATGCACTTTTGGCGTTCCGAACGCAGCCTGAACCAACTCAACGACCAGGCCATGGCATTGCTCGACCAGGTCGATTTGGGCAACATGGCCGACCTGACGGCAGTGGAGTTGCCTTATGGCCGCAAGCGCGCCCTGGAGATCGCCACCACCTTGGCCATGGACCCCGAGCTGATGTTGCTGGACGAGCCCACACAGGGCATGGGCCACGAAGACGTGGACCGGGTCACGCAGCTGATCAAAAAAGTCGGTGCCAACCGCACCATCTTGATGGTGGAACACAACATGAATGTGGTGTCAAAAATTGCCGACACCATCAGTGTCTTGCAACGTGGACAGGTGATTGCAGAAGGGCCTTACGCCGTGGTGTCGCAAAACCCCCAAGTGCTCGAAGCCTACATGGGCACGACCGATAACCAACTGGAGGGGGCCCATGGCTGA
- a CDS encoding adenine phosphoribosyltransferase, giving the protein MDDLNVNDYLKSHIRTVPDWPAPDVQFRDITPLLQDPRVFRVLIDAFVHRYMHPALRPDVVAGLDARGFILGSVVAYELGLGFVPIRKKGKLPFTTVEETYELEYGSATIELHTDAVQPGQRVLLIDDLIATGGTMMAGKKLLEKLGATVIEGAAIVDLPELGGSQRLRSAGLKLFTLVAYDGH; this is encoded by the coding sequence ATGGACGATCTGAACGTCAACGATTATTTGAAAAGCCACATCCGCACCGTGCCCGATTGGCCTGCGCCGGACGTGCAGTTCCGTGACATCACGCCACTGCTGCAAGACCCGCGGGTTTTTCGGGTGCTGATCGATGCCTTTGTACACCGCTACATGCACCCGGCCTTGCGCCCAGACGTGGTGGCGGGGCTCGACGCACGCGGTTTCATTTTGGGCTCGGTCGTGGCCTACGAGCTGGGGCTGGGTTTTGTCCCCATCCGCAAAAAAGGCAAGCTGCCCTTCACCACGGTGGAAGAAACCTACGAGCTGGAATATGGCAGCGCCACGATCGAGTTGCACACCGATGCCGTCCAGCCTGGCCAGCGCGTGCTGCTGATTGACGACCTGATTGCCACGGGTGGCACCATGATGGCCGGTAAGAAACTGCTTGAAAAGCTTGGGGCCACCGTGATCGAAGGGGCCGCCATTGTGGACTTGCCTGAGCTGGGTGGCTCACAACGCTTGCGCAGTGCGGGTTTGAAACTGTTCACCTTGGTGGCCTACGACGGTCACTGA
- a CDS encoding ABC transporter substrate-binding protein has protein sequence MKRKLLSLATMAACAFAGGAQAQISDGIVKIGVLNDMSGLYSDITGPGSVTAAKMAVEDYIKATKSTLKVEIVGADHQNKPDVGSNVARQWFDTDKVDMIADVPTSSVGLAVAKIASDKGKLHVNSGSATADLSGKACNANTIHWAYDTWMLANGTGKAIVKSGGNTWFFLTADYAFGHALERDTEAVVTKNGGRVVGKVRTPFPTQDFSSFLLQAQASKAKIIGLANAGGDTTNSIKQAAEFGITKGGQNLAGLLVFLPDVHSLGLNIAQGLMLTETFYWDLNDNTRAFSKRFAAAQGGKMPSMVQAGVYSSVIHYLKAVDAAKTDDGTKVAAKMKELPTDDPIFGKGSVRPDGRKIHPAYLFEVKKPAESKGPYDYYKLVATIPANEAFRPLAESECPLVKK, from the coding sequence ATGAAACGCAAACTTCTTTCCCTGGCCACAATGGCCGCCTGTGCCTTCGCTGGTGGCGCACAAGCCCAGATCTCTGACGGCATCGTCAAGATCGGTGTGCTCAACGACATGTCGGGTCTGTATTCCGACATCACCGGTCCTGGCTCGGTGACGGCCGCCAAAATGGCCGTCGAGGACTACATCAAAGCCACCAAGAGCACGCTCAAAGTGGAAATCGTGGGCGCTGACCACCAGAACAAGCCCGACGTGGGCTCCAATGTGGCACGCCAATGGTTTGACACTGACAAAGTGGACATGATCGCCGACGTGCCCACATCTTCTGTGGGTTTGGCCGTGGCCAAAATTGCCAGCGACAAGGGCAAGCTGCACGTCAACTCCGGCTCGGCCACCGCCGACCTGAGCGGCAAGGCCTGCAACGCCAACACCATCCACTGGGCTTATGACACCTGGATGCTGGCCAACGGCACGGGCAAAGCCATTGTCAAAAGCGGCGGCAACACCTGGTTCTTCCTGACCGCTGACTACGCCTTCGGTCACGCCCTGGAGCGTGACACCGAAGCCGTGGTGACCAAGAACGGCGGCCGTGTTGTGGGCAAAGTGCGCACCCCCTTCCCGACACAGGACTTCTCCTCTTTCTTGCTGCAAGCCCAAGCCTCCAAAGCCAAGATCATTGGCTTGGCCAACGCCGGTGGCGACACCACCAACTCCATCAAGCAAGCGGCTGAATTCGGCATCACCAAGGGCGGCCAGAACCTGGCCGGTCTGCTGGTGTTCTTGCCCGACGTTCACTCGCTGGGCCTGAACATCGCGCAAGGTCTGATGCTGACAGAAACCTTTTACTGGGATCTGAACGACAACACACGTGCCTTCTCCAAGCGTTTTGCAGCAGCCCAAGGCGGCAAGATGCCTTCGATGGTGCAAGCCGGTGTCTATTCCAGCGTGATTCACTACCTGAAGGCCGTTGACGCTGCCAAGACCGATGACGGCACCAAGGTCGCCGCCAAGATGAAAGAGTTGCCCACAGACGATCCGATCTTCGGCAAGGGCTCGGTCCGTCCCGACGGCCGCAAGATCCACCCAGCCTACCTGTTTGAGGTGAAAAAGCCTGCCGAGTCCAAGGGCCCTTACGACTACTACAAGCTGGTCGCCACGATCCCTGCCAACGAGGCATTCCGCCCATTGGCCGAGAGCGAGTGCCCGCTGGTCAAGAAGTAA
- a CDS encoding fatty acid desaturase family protein: protein MTTDTQPSLSPEQDAYLRERSDWMGAYLVLHAWGVIALAMAFFVAWPNPLSFVVAVVIIGGRQLGLAILMHDAAHRALFKNARLNDTLGAFLCGWPVGASLAQYRPYHLSHHRHTQQAEDPDLILSAPFPISPQSFWRKMRRDILGITGYQRRMEFFRMEMGDSPSRWQRLKNLINAEKYFFLSNLAIFAVTAAAGVWWAYFLLWLLPLLTWYQVISRVRNIAEHAVVGDNDDRLRNTRTTMAHWGMRMVLAPYWVNYHLEHHLFVFTPCWKLPAAHAMLMAQGFGPRMELAPGYLAVLRQATAKNHDGPGTPSGGKPRKTAAMI, encoded by the coding sequence ATGACCACCGACACCCAGCCCAGCCTGAGCCCCGAGCAAGACGCGTATTTGCGCGAGCGCTCGGACTGGATGGGTGCTTATTTGGTGCTGCACGCTTGGGGCGTGATCGCCTTGGCCATGGCGTTTTTCGTGGCTTGGCCCAACCCTTTGAGCTTCGTGGTGGCGGTGGTCATCATCGGCGGACGTCAGCTGGGTCTGGCGATTTTGATGCACGATGCAGCGCATCGGGCTTTGTTCAAAAACGCCCGACTGAACGACACGCTGGGCGCTTTTTTGTGCGGCTGGCCTGTGGGTGCCAGCCTTGCGCAGTACCGACCCTACCACCTGAGCCACCACCGCCACACCCAGCAGGCCGAAGACCCCGACCTGATTTTGTCGGCCCCATTTCCGATCAGCCCACAAAGCTTCTGGCGCAAGATGCGGCGCGACATTCTGGGCATCACCGGATACCAACGGCGCATGGAATTTTTCCGCATGGAAATGGGCGACAGCCCCAGCCGCTGGCAGCGGCTGAAGAACCTGATCAACGCAGAAAAATACTTCTTCCTCAGCAACCTGGCCATCTTCGCCGTCACGGCCGCCGCTGGGGTGTGGTGGGCCTACTTCCTGCTGTGGCTGCTGCCCTTGCTCACTTGGTACCAAGTGATCAGCCGCGTTCGCAACATCGCCGAGCATGCGGTGGTGGGCGACAACGATGACCGCCTGCGCAACACACGCACCACGATGGCCCACTGGGGCATGCGCATGGTGCTGGCACCGTACTGGGTCAACTACCACCTGGAGCACCACCTGTTTGTGTTCACCCCTTGCTGGAAGTTGCCAGCAGCGCACGCCATGCTGATGGCGCAAGGCTTTGGCCCACGCATGGAGCTGGCCCCGGGCTACCTGGCCGTGCTGCGCCAAGCCACTGCCAAGAACCACGATGGTCCGGGCACGCCTTCAGGCGGCAAGCCACGCAAAACGGCCGCCATGATTTGA
- a CDS encoding ABC transporter ATP-binding protein — protein MAESKEFLRISNLQSWYGESHILHGVDMTVNEGEVVTLLGRNGAGRTTTVKSILGLVGRRTGSITINGQETVNWAPHQIAKLGLGYCPEERGIFSALTCEENLLLPPVIAPNGMSVEEIYDMFPNLLERRNSPGTRLSGGEQQMLAVGRILRTGARFLLLDEISEGLAPVIVQALARMITSLKAKGFTIIMVEQNFRFAAPLADRFYVMEHGQMVETFSSQELSSKMGMLNEYLGV, from the coding sequence ATGGCTGAGTCCAAAGAATTCCTGCGCATCAGCAACCTGCAGTCCTGGTACGGCGAGTCGCACATCCTGCACGGGGTGGACATGACCGTCAACGAAGGCGAGGTCGTCACCTTGCTCGGTCGCAACGGCGCCGGGCGCACCACCACCGTCAAATCCATCCTGGGCTTGGTGGGCCGGCGCACCGGCTCCATCACCATCAATGGCCAGGAAACCGTCAACTGGGCGCCGCACCAGATCGCCAAATTGGGCTTGGGTTATTGCCCTGAAGAGCGCGGTATTTTCTCGGCCCTGACTTGCGAAGAAAACCTGTTGTTGCCGCCCGTGATTGCCCCCAATGGCATGTCGGTCGAAGAAATCTACGACATGTTCCCCAACCTGCTGGAGCGCCGCAACAGCCCCGGCACGCGCCTGTCGGGCGGTGAGCAGCAAATGCTGGCCGTGGGCCGCATCCTGCGCACAGGCGCTCGGTTTTTGCTGCTCGACGAAATTTCTGAAGGTTTGGCCCCTGTGATCGTGCAGGCCCTGGCCCGCATGATCACATCCCTCAAGGCCAAGGGCTTCACGATCATCATGGTGGAGCAGAACTTCCGGTTTGCCGCGCCCTTGGCGGACCGGTTTTATGTGATGGAACATGGTCAGATGGTGGAAACCTTCAGCTCGCAAGAGCTGTCCTCCAAGATGGGCATGTTGAACGAGTACCTGGGTGTGTGA
- a CDS encoding 2,4'-dihydroxyacetophenone dioxygenase family protein: MSDSDDRQPYAKPQPWGMAPDMVVHDVQTEDERLWAPVAPGIWSRPLHLNVTGGFYVHLLKVKRSGLLQRHRHSGQVHAHVLRGKWLYLEHDWVAEEGSYVFEPPGETHTLVVPDDCQDMVTMFTVHGALMYVDTQGNATGYDDVFTRIEKYRAHFEAVGLGADHVKTFMR, from the coding sequence ATGAGTGACAGTGATGATCGCCAGCCTTATGCCAAACCCCAGCCTTGGGGCATGGCCCCCGACATGGTGGTGCACGATGTGCAAACCGAAGACGAGCGCTTGTGGGCGCCTGTGGCGCCAGGCATCTGGTCACGCCCGCTGCACCTGAACGTGACGGGTGGCTTTTATGTGCACCTGCTCAAGGTCAAGCGCTCGGGCCTGTTGCAGCGCCACCGCCATTCGGGCCAGGTGCATGCGCATGTGTTGCGCGGCAAATGGCTGTATCTGGAGCATGACTGGGTGGCCGAAGAAGGCAGCTACGTGTTCGAACCCCCGGGCGAGACCCACACCCTGGTGGTGCCGGACGATTGCCAGGACATGGTGACGATGTTCACCGTACATGGCGCCTTGATGTACGTGGACACGCAAGGCAATGCCACCGGTTACGACGACGTGTTCACCCGCATCGAGAAGTACCGCGCCCACTTTGAGGCCGTGGGGCTGGGGGCCGATCACGTGAAGACCTTCATGCGCTGA